One Anoplopoma fimbria isolate UVic2021 breed Golden Eagle Sablefish unplaced genomic scaffold, Afim_UVic_2022 Un_contig_8313_pilon_pilon, whole genome shotgun sequence genomic region harbors:
- the LOC129116341 gene encoding protocadherin beta-15-like → MANIRSVLQSYGFVFFFVVVQYAHGDLSYSVQEELKRGSVIGNIAKDLGLEVGRLSARRARVDMEGNDRQYCEINLRNGDLIVAERIDREEHCGEKPSCVLKFDLLLENPLELHRLTLQVQDINDNAPIFPKDTVKLEIRESADKGAKYRINAAHDADIGKNSVESYILQQNPHFVFSSQTTSSGSKYGELVLDVELDREEQQEMKLLLTAVDGGSPQRSGTVVIHVIVLDANDNAPVFTEAVYQATLPENSAIDTPVITVSASDADEGVNGEVTYEFSRLSDKSQKLFLLNEKTGEISVTGNIDYEEGSKYEVFVEAKDGYGLSSEAKVIIDITDVNDNAPLIYLKSLTNPIPENVSPGTEVGIINVQDRDSETNRQVRCSIQQNVPFKLVPSIKNYYSLVTTGQLDRELVSDYNITITATDEGSPPLSSSKTVQLSVADINDNPPVFEEQSYSAYVTENNKPGSTLCSVTARDPDWRQNGTVIYSLLAGEVNGAPVSSYLSVNGDTGVIHAVRSFDYEQFRSFKVHVMARDNGSPPLSSNVTVSVFVSDVNDNSPQILYPAPEGNSFMTELVPKAAHGGSLVSKVIAVDADSGQNAWLSYHIVKSTDPGLFTIGLHSGEIRTQRDISESDSMKQNLIVSVKDNGQPSLSATCSMYLLISDNLAEVPELKDISYDEKNSKLTSYLIIALVSVSTFFLTFIIIILGVRFCHRRKPRLLFDGAVAIPSAYLPPNYADVDGTGTLRSTYNYDAYLTTGSRTSDFKFVSSYNDNTLPADQTLRKSPSDFADAFGDCDDSPEVGTHSIFK, encoded by the coding sequence ATGGCGAATATAAGGAGCGTTCTTCAAAGCTATggctttgtctttttctttgttgtggTGCAGTACGCACACGGAGACCTGAGCTATTCCGTACAGGAGGAGCTCAAGCGCGGATCTGTTATTGGAAATATCGCCAAGGATCTCGGCCTGGAGGTGGGCAGACTGTCTGCTCGCAGGGCTCGTGTTGACATGGAAGGAAACGACAGACAGTATTGCGAGATTAACCTCCGAAACGGAGATTTAATCGTTGCGGAAAGAATCGACAGAGAGGAGCATTGTGGGGAAAAGCCTTCGTGTGTTCTTAAATTCGACTTGCTTTTAGAAAATCCATTGGAGTTACACCGGTTGACCCTGCAGGTGCAGGACATAAATGACAATGCACCAATTTTCCCGAAGGATACCGTAAAGCTGGAAATTAGAGAGTCAGCTGACAAAGGAGCTAAGTATCGCATTAATGCAGCGCACGATGCAGATATAGGCAAGAACTCAGTTGAAAGCTATATTTTGCAACAAAATCCTCACTTTGTGTTCAGTAGTCAGACAACAAGTTCTGGTAGTAAATACGGTGAATTGGTTTTAGATGTAGAATTAGAccgagaggagcagcaggaaatGAAATTATTGCTCACGGCTGTAGACGGAGGCTCTCCTCAGAGATCCGGTACTGTAGTCATACACGTCATTGTACTTGATGCTAATGATAACGCCCCAGTTTTCACTGAGGCCGTTTATCAAGCCACGCTACCTGAAAACTCAGCTATTGATACCCCAGTTATCACTGTAAGTGCATCAGATGCAGACGAAGGTGTCAACGGAGAGGTTACATATGAATTTAGCCGACTGTCTGATAAATCTCAGAAGCTTTTTTTACTAAATGAGAAAACTGGAGAAATAAGTGTGACAGGTAACATTGATTATGAAGAGGGATCGAAGTATGAAGTGTTTGTTGAGGCCAAAGATGGCTATGGGCTATCTTCAGAAGCAAAAGTGATTATTGATATCACTGATGTAAATGACAACGCCCCTTTGATATATCTGAAATCACTGACCAATCCCATACCTGAGAACGTGTCACCTGGTACAGAGGTGGGCATCATCAACGTGCAGGACAGAGACTCTGAGACTAACAGACAGGTCCGCTGCTCCATTCAGCAAAACGTCCCTTTTAAGTTGGTTCCTtctattaaaaactattattctCTGGTGACCACAGGACAACTGGACCGTGAACTAGTGTCTGATTACAACATTACAATCACTGCCACTGACGAGGGCTCTccacctctgtcctcctctaaaACTGTTCAGTTATCTGTAGCAGACATCAACGACAACCCACCTGTGTTTGAGGAACAGTCCTACAGCGCttatgtgactgaaaataacaaacctgGCTCCACTTTATGCTCCGTTACTGCTCGAGACCCCGACTGGAGACAAAACGGTACAGTGATTTATTCTCTGTTAGCTGGTGAGGTGAACGGTGCCCCGGTGTCCTCCTACCTATCTGTTAACGGAGACACGGGGGTGATCCACGCTGTGAGGTCGTTTGATTATGAACAGTTCAGGAGTTTTAAAGTCCACGTGATGGCCAGAGACAACGGTTCTCCTCCGCTCAGCAGCAACGTGACCGTCAGTGTCTTCGTATCGGACGTGAATGACAACTCTCCTCAGATACTGTACCCCGCCCCGGAGGGCAACTCCTTCATGACCGAGCTGGTCCCCAAAGCTGCACACGGAGGCTCTCTGGTGTCCAAAGTGATAGCGGTGGACGCGGACTCCGGACAGAACGCCTGGCTGTCCTATCATATAGTCAAATCCACTGATCCGGGACTTTTCACTATTGGTCTCCACAGCGGAGAGATCAGGACACAGCGGGACATTTCTGAATCTGACAGCATGAAACAGAACCTCATTGTGTCAGTGAAAGATAACggacagccctctctctctgccacctgttccatgtatttacttatttctgaTAACTTGGCTGAGGTGCCAGAACTGAAGGATATTTCTTACGACGAGAAGAACTCCAAACTGACCTCTTATCTGATCATCGCGCTGGTGTCTGTGTCCACCTTCTTCctgaccttcatcatcatcatcctcggTGTGAGGTTTTGTCACAGGAGAAAGCCCAGACTGTTGTTTGATGGAGCAGTTGCCATCCCCAGCGCTTACCTCCCTCCTAATTACGCAGATGTTGACGGCACAGGAACTTTACGCAGCACTTACAACTATGACGCCTACCTGACAACAGGCTCTAGAACCAGTGACTTTAAGTTCGTGTCCTCttacaatgacaacacactGCCTGCTGACCAGACTCTGAGGAAAAGTCCATCAGACTTTGCTGATGCGTTTGGCGATTGTGATGATTCTCCTGAGGTAGGAACACATTCGATATTTAAGTAA